One genomic region from Marinomonas maritima encodes:
- a CDS encoding OmpA family protein, with protein sequence MIFKVARTAILFLGLYSSILICQPLFPTNSINALKDSDHDGVIDARDICSNTPLGSDIDNDGCPLTKLTLFSFNFDVQFKTGQYKLASKFHAKLKDLAIFLQHNPNTLLLIEGYTDDVGAESYNLTLSKKRADSIANALISTFNIATDRIKTFGYGQNRPIESNSTETGREANRRVSGEIVIPFKSQHVNNNIHSNYSTNQPQIDHYNLTIPFKLNRYGIKNAYRPSIQRLGKLLQSDPDILIFIEGHTDNTGSKDHNVTLSLERANNIADLLNAQFDIAPARLKVVGHGQQFPFKPNNTIKGRRENRRVEIKVVKKFKATQEVILPKWTIWSVDQMENERQKGKQ encoded by the coding sequence ATGATTTTTAAGGTAGCACGGACTGCTATTCTTTTTTTAGGCTTATACAGCTCTATTTTAATTTGCCAGCCTCTATTTCCCACTAACTCAATTAATGCACTAAAGGATTCAGATCATGACGGGGTTATTGACGCTAGAGATATTTGTAGCAATACACCGCTAGGAAGCGACATTGATAATGATGGTTGCCCATTAACAAAATTAACGTTATTCAGTTTTAATTTTGACGTTCAATTTAAAACAGGACAATATAAATTAGCGTCCAAATTTCACGCAAAACTTAAAGATTTAGCTATTTTTTTACAACACAATCCTAATACACTCCTCTTAATTGAGGGCTACACAGACGATGTGGGTGCAGAGAGTTACAACCTAACATTGTCCAAAAAGCGAGCAGACTCCATTGCCAATGCATTAATCTCGACATTCAATATCGCGACTGACCGCATTAAAACGTTTGGCTATGGCCAAAATCGCCCTATCGAGTCAAACTCAACAGAAACAGGAAGAGAAGCCAACCGCAGAGTAAGTGGGGAAATCGTTATTCCGTTTAAAAGCCAACATGTGAATAACAATATTCATTCGAATTACTCAACCAATCAGCCTCAAATCGATCATTACAACCTAACCATTCCCTTTAAACTAAATAGATACGGAATTAAAAATGCGTATCGCCCATCAATACAACGCCTAGGCAAGCTTTTGCAAAGTGATCCCGACATTCTAATTTTTATCGAAGGACACACAGATAACACTGGCAGCAAAGACCACAATGTCACCCTATCCCTCGAAAGAGCAAACAATATTGCCGATTTACTCAATGCACAATTCGACATTGCGCCAGCAAGACTCAAAGTCGTCGGACATGGGCAACAATTCCCCTTCAAACCGAATAATACAATAAAAGGAAGAAGGGAAAATCGTCGAGTAGAAATAAAAGTAGTAAAAAAATTCAAAGCTACGCAAGAAGTTATATTACCAAAATGGACAATATGGAGCGTTGATCAAATGGAAAATGAACGCCAGAAAGGAAAGCAATAA
- a CDS encoding EVE domain-containing protein: protein MTNYWLMKSEPDAFSIEDLKRLKHAPWDGVRNYQARNFMKAMNEGDMVFFYHSSCSPAGIVGTAKVCKTAYPDHTSWDINSHYFDPKSPQDNPRWFMVDVAFVEKWSSILTLAELKKSPELADMLLTKKGSRLSVMPITQKEWEYITVILKK from the coding sequence ATGACCAATTACTGGCTAATGAAATCAGAACCCGATGCGTTTTCTATAGAAGACTTGAAACGACTTAAACATGCCCCTTGGGATGGCGTACGAAATTACCAAGCCCGCAATTTCATGAAAGCCATGAATGAAGGCGACATGGTATTTTTTTATCACTCTAGTTGCTCTCCTGCTGGTATTGTCGGTACCGCCAAAGTATGTAAAACAGCCTATCCAGATCATACAAGTTGGGATATCAATAGTCATTACTTTGACCCAAAATCCCCTCAGGATAACCCACGATGGTTTATGGTTGATGTGGCGTTTGTTGAAAAGTGGTCATCCATTCTCACGCTAGCAGAGTTAAAGAAAAGCCCTGAACTGGCCGATATGTTATTAACGAAGAAAGGCAGCCGACTTTCTGTTATGCCTATTACACAAAAAGAATGGGAGTACATTACGGTAATACTGAAAAAATAA
- a CDS encoding HD domain-containing phosphohydrolase has translation MSHFACKAFSALEKELKDDLLECFTEAQQEIESIINSIESEGFSFDKLDQLFRSLHSMKGNCSVCFLDPLVGVLHKLEEIVDGMRGGYIQYHPHLGDLINVVIEQVYILLKQIYHSHVAENILRDTLQLGLDEIYAEEDDAKRPDLAVILLNKCNQEIEEEKDDTDSTSLLVRVEFTEQQQSDIDLFIGFSQKLNRLLGYSSERSERILKLCQLINVECSKSVDPAQLSAAAYMHNMGMALILNGKDNESLKLKAEQNHPMVGAKLLSKHAGWEDAVAMVQAHKERFDGTGFPEGLVGSLIPQGAFILSMAVMFIDIVWGKSGSEYNKSAMRAVQMVNFESGKGFPPHLIESFNAAMRKVLVAKSK, from the coding sequence ATGAGCCACTTTGCTTGTAAAGCTTTCTCAGCGCTGGAAAAAGAGCTTAAAGATGATTTGTTAGAATGTTTCACGGAAGCGCAGCAAGAAATAGAAAGTATTATTAATAGTATCGAAAGCGAAGGATTTTCTTTCGATAAATTAGATCAATTGTTTCGTTCTTTGCACAGTATGAAAGGAAACTGCTCCGTCTGTTTTCTTGATCCTTTGGTTGGTGTGCTACATAAATTAGAAGAAATTGTGGATGGCATGCGTGGCGGCTACATTCAGTATCATCCTCATTTGGGGGATCTTATTAATGTGGTTATTGAGCAAGTCTATATATTGTTAAAGCAGATTTACCACTCACATGTTGCAGAAAATATTTTACGTGACACGCTGCAATTGGGGTTGGATGAGATATACGCAGAAGAAGACGATGCCAAACGACCTGATTTGGCCGTGATATTGTTAAATAAATGCAATCAAGAAATAGAAGAAGAAAAAGACGACACGGATTCGACTTCTTTGTTAGTAAGGGTTGAATTTACTGAGCAGCAACAAAGCGATATCGATTTGTTTATTGGTTTTAGTCAGAAGCTCAATCGTTTGCTAGGTTACTCCTCCGAAAGAAGCGAGCGTATCTTAAAACTTTGTCAATTGATCAATGTCGAATGTTCTAAATCTGTTGATCCCGCGCAGTTAAGTGCTGCCGCGTACATGCATAACATGGGCATGGCGCTTATCTTGAATGGTAAAGATAATGAGAGTTTGAAGCTTAAAGCCGAACAAAATCACCCAATGGTGGGCGCTAAACTGCTTTCTAAACACGCTGGTTGGGAAGACGCTGTTGCTATGGTGCAGGCGCATAAAGAACGGTTTGATGGCACCGGTTTTCCTGAAGGATTAGTGGGCTCTTTGATTCCTCAAGGGGCGTTTATCTTATCTATGGCCGTCATGTTTATTGATATCGTTTGGGGTAAATCGGGCAGTGAATACAATAAAAGCGCCATGAGGGCTGTGCAGATGGTGAACTTTGAAAGTGGAAAGGGTTTTCCACCTCATCTGATCGAATCCTTTAATGCGGCCATGCGCAAGGTTTTAGTCGCAAAAAGTAAGTAG
- a CDS encoding histone deacetylase family protein: protein MSKFRLLAKTLREQGILTDDNEYQPSPLSLTALMQAHEKGYVQRFIRGELTPQEQKEIGLPWSEWLVERTLRAVSGTILTSELALQHGLACHLAGGTHHAHPSHGSGFCIFNDLAVAALAMVESGKAKKILILDCDVHQGDGTIVFFEDSTNIIPVSWHCEENYPQIKQTAGINIAIPKGADDQEYLSILKSTLPAILAKHQPDFIFYDAGVDVHKDDRLGYVNLSDDGIFTRDKYVIETCVTLNLPTACVIGGGYDRQEENVAWRHSLLHQAANQIWKEYFL, encoded by the coding sequence ATGTCTAAATTTCGCCTTTTGGCTAAAACATTAAGAGAGCAGGGGATCTTGACGGACGACAACGAATATCAGCCATCGCCTTTGTCATTGACTGCACTTATGCAAGCCCATGAAAAAGGTTATGTTCAGCGCTTTATTCGTGGAGAGCTTACCCCACAAGAGCAGAAAGAAATTGGCCTTCCTTGGTCGGAATGGCTGGTGGAGCGAACCTTGCGCGCGGTATCAGGCACTATATTAACCAGCGAGCTAGCACTTCAACATGGGTTGGCGTGTCACCTTGCTGGAGGCACACACCATGCTCATCCTTCTCATGGCTCTGGTTTTTGCATCTTTAACGACCTAGCCGTCGCAGCACTCGCCATGGTCGAATCGGGTAAGGCGAAGAAAATACTCATCTTAGACTGCGACGTACATCAAGGCGACGGCACCATCGTTTTTTTCGAAGACAGTACCAACATTATTCCTGTTTCGTGGCATTGCGAAGAAAATTACCCACAAATCAAACAAACCGCAGGCATCAATATTGCCATCCCCAAAGGTGCAGACGACCAAGAATACTTATCGATACTAAAAAGCACTTTGCCTGCGATACTCGCCAAACACCAACCAGACTTCATTTTCTACGACGCTGGCGTCGACGTACACAAAGACGACAGGCTCGGCTACGTCAACCTTAGTGACGACGGTATATTTACAAGGGACAAATACGTCATAGAAACCTGTGTCACACTCAACCTACCAACCGCTTGCGTCATCGGCGGTGGATACGACAGACAAGAAGAAAACGTCGCGTGGCGACATAGTTTGTTGCATCAAGCCGCAAATCAGATTTGGAAAGAGTATTTTTTGTAG
- a CDS encoding DUF6151 family protein, with translation MSEVNLKCTCGTVKGKTSAVSSKIGTRITCCCDDCQAFAQFLGQEEKVLDQYGGTDIFQIPVSFLTITEGKSDIACIRLSPKGMHRWYAKCCNTPIGNTFGAGGPFIGVIHSFMDKATTSEADLGKSRGHVLTKFAKTPVPENLKGSSLSINFRMVAKILSWKLKGLNKPSEFFNNTGEPICKPQILDKKIETS, from the coding sequence ATGTCTGAAGTAAATTTAAAATGCACTTGCGGAACCGTTAAAGGAAAAACTTCTGCCGTTAGTTCAAAGATAGGTACGAGGATTACGTGTTGCTGTGACGATTGCCAAGCATTTGCTCAGTTTCTGGGACAGGAAGAAAAAGTGTTAGACCAATATGGCGGGACCGATATATTTCAAATACCCGTGTCTTTTCTCACTATTACAGAAGGAAAGTCGGACATTGCCTGTATCAGGCTTAGCCCCAAAGGCATGCATCGCTGGTATGCGAAGTGCTGCAACACACCAATTGGTAATACATTTGGCGCTGGTGGCCCATTTATTGGGGTTATTCATAGCTTCATGGACAAAGCGACAACGAGTGAGGCTGATTTAGGCAAAAGCAGAGGTCACGTTCTAACTAAATTTGCTAAAACACCCGTTCCCGAGAATCTTAAAGGCTCTTCGTTGAGTATTAACTTTAGAATGGTGGCCAAAATCCTTTCATGGAAGTTAAAAGGTCTAAACAAACCTTCTGAGTTTTTCAATAACACTGGAGAGCCAATTTGCAAACCTCAAATCCTTGATAAAAAGATTGAGACCTCTTAA
- a CDS encoding RluA family pseudouridine synthase, which yields MLDKRLALDILYEDEWFAVVNKPANCLSVPGRGADKLDSILHRAEQEFGKAFTIHRLDEATSGLILVAKTHECQKRMNAYFREREVQKEYRALLRGKLLGQRGEVRKPLRCDWPNRPRQIVCTDEWSKDSITFWEPIAYEGNTTRVRLTPYTGRSHQLRVHMQSIGHSIIGDEFYDDQYSLENDPRLLLHAYRLEFRHPFTKAWVAFVAACPF from the coding sequence GTGCTAGATAAGCGACTCGCTTTAGACATACTGTACGAAGATGAATGGTTCGCCGTCGTCAATAAACCTGCTAATTGCTTGTCTGTGCCCGGAAGGGGCGCGGACAAGCTTGACTCTATCTTACACAGAGCCGAGCAGGAATTTGGCAAAGCATTCACCATTCATCGATTAGACGAAGCCACTTCTGGACTGATTCTGGTCGCAAAAACACACGAATGTCAAAAGCGCATGAATGCGTATTTTCGTGAACGAGAAGTTCAAAAAGAATACCGCGCCTTACTGCGCGGCAAACTGTTAGGTCAACGCGGCGAAGTACGAAAACCACTGCGCTGCGATTGGCCAAATAGGCCAAGACAAATCGTTTGTACTGATGAATGGAGTAAAGACTCCATTACCTTTTGGGAACCGATTGCTTACGAAGGCAACACCACCCGCGTTCGGCTCACGCCATACACGGGCCGCTCTCACCAACTGCGCGTACACATGCAAAGTATCGGACACTCGATCATCGGTGATGAATTCTACGACGATCAATATTCACTAGAAAACGACCCTCGATTGTTGTTACACGCTTATCGGCTGGAGTTTCGACATCCGTTTACGAAAGCATGGGTCGCGTTTGTAGCGGCTTGCCCTTTTTAA